Proteins encoded in a region of the Wenzhouxiangella sp. XN201 genome:
- the nuoL gene encoding NADH-quinone oxidoreductase subunit L has translation METVLLLIPLLPLVGSAVAGLLRHQVGRAGAHWITILAVAGSAALSAYVAWQVFFNGLPVMDYTVYTWAVTDGIRFEVGFLVDSLTALMMTVVTFVSLMVHIYTIGYMHDDPGYQRFFAYINLFTFAMLMLVMANNFLQLFFGWEAVGLVSYLLIGFWFKKDTAVKANLKAFLVNRVGDFGFLLGIAAIVVYMGSLHYGEVFARVPEVDGTTISLFGSSEWSLMTVICICLFIGAMGKSAQVPLHVWLPDSMEGPTPISALIHAATMVTAGIFMVARLSPIFETSEVALSFILVIGAITALFMGLVGIVQNDIKRVVAYSTLSQLGYMTVALGASAYSVAIFHLMTHAFFKALLFLAAGSVIIALHHKQDMREMGGLGKYMPITAATAWIGSLALIGFPFFSGFFSKDLIIEAVHYADRPGAGFAYFAVMAGVVITALYTFRMLYLTFHGPTRMDEETRSHAHETPAVVTVPLILLAIPSLAIGYFTVEPLLFGGAMADSIFVREANDVVANNLAGKFDHGVLAFALHGFLTPVFWLAMLGVGISTYVYLFNPGLADSVKQRFHAVWKLLDNKYGFDDLYQKILAGAGLSIASGLSRGGDRTVIDGWMVNGSARMVGRMSAALRQLQSGFLFHYAFVMVVALVALVASFVLLR, from the coding sequence ATTGAGACCGTACTGCTGTTGATACCGTTGCTGCCGCTGGTCGGCAGTGCCGTGGCTGGTTTGTTGCGTCACCAGGTCGGTCGTGCGGGCGCGCACTGGATCACCATCCTTGCGGTGGCCGGTTCGGCTGCGCTGTCGGCGTACGTGGCCTGGCAGGTCTTCTTCAACGGCCTGCCGGTGATGGACTACACCGTCTACACCTGGGCGGTGACCGACGGTATCCGCTTCGAGGTCGGATTTTTGGTCGACAGCCTGACCGCCCTGATGATGACGGTGGTGACCTTCGTGTCACTGATGGTGCACATCTACACCATCGGCTATATGCACGACGATCCCGGCTACCAGCGCTTCTTCGCCTATATCAACCTGTTCACTTTCGCCATGCTGATGCTGGTGATGGCCAATAACTTCCTGCAGCTGTTTTTCGGCTGGGAAGCCGTTGGCCTGGTGTCCTACCTGCTCATCGGCTTCTGGTTCAAGAAGGACACGGCCGTGAAGGCCAACCTCAAGGCCTTCCTGGTCAACCGCGTCGGCGACTTCGGCTTTCTGCTCGGCATCGCTGCCATTGTGGTCTACATGGGCTCGCTGCATTACGGCGAAGTGTTCGCCCGGGTGCCTGAAGTCGATGGCACCACCATCAGCCTGTTCGGAAGCAGCGAATGGTCACTGATGACGGTCATATGCATCTGCCTGTTCATCGGCGCCATGGGTAAATCCGCGCAGGTGCCGCTGCACGTGTGGCTGCCCGACTCGATGGAAGGCCCGACGCCGATTTCGGCCCTGATTCACGCCGCCACCATGGTCACTGCCGGCATCTTCATGGTCGCGCGCCTGTCGCCGATCTTCGAGACCTCGGAGGTGGCCCTGAGCTTCATCCTGGTCATCGGCGCCATCACCGCCCTGTTCATGGGCCTGGTCGGTATCGTCCAGAACGACATCAAGCGCGTGGTCGCCTATTCGACCCTGTCCCAGCTCGGCTACATGACCGTGGCCCTCGGGGCTTCGGCCTACTCGGTGGCGATCTTCCACCTGATGACCCACGCCTTTTTCAAGGCGTTGCTGTTCCTGGCCGCCGGCTCGGTCATCATTGCACTTCACCACAAGCAGGACATGCGCGAGATGGGCGGCCTGGGCAAATACATGCCAATCACCGCCGCCACGGCCTGGATCGGTTCGCTCGCCCTGATCGGCTTTCCATTTTTCTCCGGCTTCTTCTCGAAGGACCTGATCATCGAGGCGGTCCACTATGCTGATCGCCCCGGCGCCGGATTCGCCTACTTCGCGGTCATGGCAGGCGTGGTGATCACCGCGCTGTATACCTTCCGCATGCTGTATCTGACTTTCCACGGGCCGACGCGCATGGACGAGGAAACCCGTTCGCATGCGCACGAAACGCCCGCGGTGGTGACCGTCCCGCTGATCCTGCTGGCCATCCCGTCGCTGGCGATCGGCTACTTTACGGTCGAGCCGCTGCTTTTCGGCGGCGCCATGGCGGACTCGATATTCGTGCGCGAGGCCAATGATGTCGTAGCCAATAATCTCGCCGGCAAGTTCGATCACGGCGTTCTGGCCTTTGCCCTGCACGGTTTCCTGACGCCGGTGTTCTGGCTGGCCATGCTGGGCGTGGGCATATCGACCTACGTTTACCTGTTCAATCCAGGCCTGGCCGATTCGGTCAAGCAGCGCTTCCATGCCGTGTGGAAGCTGCTCGACAACAAGTACGGTTTCGACGACCTGTACCAGAAGATTCTGGCCGGCGCCGGGCTGAGCATTGCTTCCGGACTGTCGCGCGGCGGTGACCGCACCGTCATCGACGGCTGGATGGTCAACGGTTCGGCCCGGATGGTCGGCCGCATGTCGGCCGCGCTGCGCCAGCTACAGTCCGGCTTCCTGTTCCACTACGCTTTCGTCATGGTGGTCGCGCTGGTCGCGCTCGTGGCGTCGTTCGTTCTGCTCCGCTGA
- a CDS encoding NADH-quinone oxidoreductase subunit M has translation MMLDWPLLSLLTWIPIAGAVVVAALGERTPELVRPLALMIALVTFGLSLLLYVGFDATSAQMQFVEKTSWIEAFNIHYHLGIDGLSLPLILLNTLICVLVIVGGWRITDRPHQYMAAFLMLHALMTGMFAALDAILFYVFFEAILVPMFLIIGIWGGPNRIYATIKFFLFTFFGSVFMLIALLWLYLDSGSFAVADLQQHPFSLTAQIWVFLAFLIAFAVKVPMWPVHTWLPDAHVEAPTGGSVVLAAVMLKIGGYGLLRFALPIAPDAAAYLDWLVIALSLIAIVYIGFVALAQSDMKKLIAYSSISHMGFVTLGMFLAFAISRNTGEVTGAGLGMSGAMVQMISHGFISGAMFLAVGVLYDRVHSREISAYGGVANTMPWFAMFAVLFFMANSGLPGTSGFVGEFMVILAAFHASFWFAFAAAMTLILGAAYSLWLVKRVFYGEVANDNVATLKDLDGREWFMLTVLAVFTLGLGLWPFPLIELMEPSIQNLVEHIMQSKTG, from the coding sequence CTGATGTTGGATTGGCCACTGCTGAGTCTGCTGACCTGGATTCCGATTGCCGGCGCGGTTGTTGTCGCGGCGCTGGGTGAGCGCACACCCGAGTTGGTGCGTCCGCTGGCGCTGATGATCGCGCTGGTCACTTTCGGCCTGTCGCTGTTGCTGTATGTTGGATTCGATGCAACGAGTGCCCAGATGCAGTTCGTTGAAAAGACGAGCTGGATCGAGGCGTTCAACATTCACTATCATCTCGGTATCGACGGACTGTCGCTGCCGCTGATCCTGCTCAACACCCTGATCTGCGTGCTGGTTATCGTCGGTGGCTGGCGCATCACTGACCGTCCGCATCAGTACATGGCTGCATTCCTGATGTTGCATGCGCTGATGACCGGCATGTTCGCCGCGCTCGATGCCATCCTGTTCTACGTCTTCTTCGAAGCCATCCTGGTGCCGATGTTCCTGATCATCGGCATCTGGGGCGGGCCCAACCGGATCTACGCCACCATCAAGTTCTTCCTGTTCACCTTCTTCGGCTCGGTGTTCATGTTGATCGCGTTGCTGTGGCTGTACCTGGATTCGGGCAGCTTTGCCGTCGCCGACCTGCAGCAGCACCCGTTTTCCCTGACCGCGCAGATCTGGGTCTTCCTCGCCTTCCTGATCGCTTTTGCGGTCAAGGTGCCGATGTGGCCAGTACATACCTGGTTGCCGGACGCGCACGTTGAGGCGCCCACCGGTGGTTCGGTAGTGCTGGCCGCCGTGATGCTCAAGATCGGCGGCTATGGTCTGCTGCGCTTTGCGTTGCCGATCGCGCCCGATGCGGCCGCTTACCTGGATTGGCTGGTCATCGCCCTGTCCCTGATCGCCATTGTCTATATCGGCTTCGTCGCCCTGGCCCAGAGCGACATGAAGAAGCTGATCGCCTACAGTTCGATCTCGCACATGGGCTTCGTCACGCTCGGCATGTTCCTGGCGTTCGCCATCTCCCGCAACACCGGTGAAGTGACCGGCGCCGGACTGGGTATGTCGGGCGCCATGGTGCAGATGATCTCGCACGGCTTCATCTCGGGTGCGATGTTCCTGGCCGTCGGTGTGCTCTACGACCGGGTCCACAGCCGCGAGATTTCGGCCTACGGTGGCGTGGCCAACACCATGCCGTGGTTCGCCATGTTCGCGGTGCTGTTCTTCATGGCCAATTCCGGCCTGCCGGGCACGTCCGGATTTGTCGGCGAATTCATGGTGATCCTGGCCGCCTTCCACGCCAGTTTCTGGTTTGCCTTTGCCGCGGCCATGACCCTGATCCTGGGCGCGGCCTACAGTCTGTGGCTGGTCAAGCGTGTGTTTTACGGTGAGGTGGCCAATGACAACGTAGCCACGCTCAAGGATCTGGACGGCCGCGAGTGGTTCATGCTGACGGTCCTGGCGGTCTTCACGCTGGGCCTGGGTCTGTGGCCATTCCCCCTAATCGAACTCATGGAGCCCTCGATCCAGAACCTGGTCGAGCACATCATGCAGAGCAAGACTGGATAA
- the nuoN gene encoding NADH-quinone oxidoreductase subunit NuoN, whose translation MTIAELQLALPEIFVLSMACVILLADLFISDERRGLTHTLAVVTLIFATILSLRLMMPSGETVYAFSESFVRDRFGDVLKVFSYLIFIGVFVYAKHYLRSFGLFKGEFYTLSLFALLGTMVLISAGSLLTIYLGLELLTLSSYALVALDRNSMQGSEAAMKYFVLGSLASGLMLFGMSFIFGATGSLALGELSTALSAGVGEDMLLSFGLVFIVLGIAFKLGAVPLHMWIPDVYHGAPLPITLFLSSVPKLAAVALAIRLLDNGMIALHSEWQGMLVVLAALSMILGNVVAIAQSNIKRMLAYSTIAHVGFILLGLLPATPEGYAAAMFYAIAYAIMSAGAFAVLILLSNNGVEAENLDDVKGLARRNPWHALMMLMIMFSLAGIPVFVGFFAKWQVIAAALSAGYTGLSIIAVVTAVIGAFYYLRVVKLMYFDEPDNPEPVTAPVDFRAVLTINGVAMLALGIFSGGLISLCVSSFV comes from the coding sequence ATGACGATCGCTGAACTGCAACTGGCGCTACCCGAGATTTTCGTGCTCAGCATGGCCTGCGTGATCCTGCTGGCCGACCTGTTCATTTCCGACGAACGGCGTGGGCTGACGCATACCCTGGCGGTGGTGACGCTGATTTTCGCCACCATCCTCAGCCTGCGGCTGATGATGCCTTCCGGTGAAACGGTCTACGCCTTCAGTGAGAGCTTCGTGCGCGATCGGTTTGGCGACGTCCTCAAGGTCTTCAGTTACCTGATCTTTATCGGGGTATTTGTCTACGCCAAGCACTACCTGCGTTCGTTCGGTCTGTTCAAGGGTGAGTTCTACACACTCAGCCTGTTCGCATTGCTGGGCACCATGGTGCTGATCTCCGCCGGCTCCCTGCTGACCATCTACCTGGGCCTGGAACTGCTGACCTTGTCGAGTTACGCGCTGGTCGCACTCGATCGCAATTCCATGCAGGGCTCGGAGGCGGCGATGAAATACTTCGTGCTCGGCTCGTTGGCCTCGGGGCTGATGCTGTTCGGCATGAGCTTCATATTCGGGGCGACCGGCAGCCTGGCCCTGGGTGAGCTCTCCACGGCACTGAGCGCAGGTGTGGGCGAGGACATGCTGCTTTCCTTCGGCCTGGTCTTCATCGTTCTCGGGATTGCCTTCAAGCTCGGGGCGGTGCCGCTGCACATGTGGATCCCCGACGTCTACCACGGAGCGCCGTTACCGATCACGCTGTTCTTGAGTTCCGTGCCCAAGTTGGCGGCCGTGGCGCTGGCGATTCGCCTGCTCGACAATGGCATGATCGCGTTGCACAGCGAATGGCAGGGCATGCTGGTGGTGCTGGCCGCGCTGTCGATGATTCTCGGTAACGTGGTCGCCATTGCCCAGTCCAATATCAAGCGCATGCTGGCCTACTCGACCATCGCCCACGTCGGTTTCATCCTGCTGGGCCTGCTGCCGGCCACGCCCGAGGGCTATGCCGCCGCCATGTTCTACGCCATCGCCTACGCCATCATGTCCGCCGGCGCCTTCGCCGTGCTGATCCTGCTGTCGAACAACGGCGTCGAGGCCGAGAACCTCGACGACGTCAAGGGCCTGGCCCGGCGCAACCCCTGGCACGCGCTGATGATGCTGATGATCATGTTCTCGCTGGCCGGCATTCCGGTTTTCGTCGGATTCTTCGCCAAGTGGCAGGTGATCGCCGCGGCCCTTTCAGCCGGTTATACCGGACTCTCGATCATCGCCGTCGTCACGGCTGTGATTGGTGCCTTCTACTACCTGCGCGTAGTCAAGCTGATGTACTTCGACGAGCCGGACAACCCCGAGCCGGTCACCGCCCCGGTCGACTTCCGCGCGGTGCTCACCATCAACGGCGTGGCCATGCTCGCCCTGGGGATCTTCTCCGGCGGGTTGATCAGCCTGTGCGTGAGTTCGTTCGTTTAA
- a CDS encoding DUF456 domain-containing protein has product MMRLYWIPENRKDALSMEWLSWELLIWPGWVLAVLLVIIGLAGTILPILPGVPIVLLGLVLMAWLDGFVHVGWGTLLWLAFLTVLSVLIDFIATAEGARRFGAGRYAILGATLGLLVGLFFGIIGILLGPFVGAVLGHMAGKANLDDSLRAGFGASIGVVVGTVAGAAIGAIMVVWFALAWWL; this is encoded by the coding sequence ATGATGCGTCTGTATTGGATCCCCGAGAACAGAAAGGACGCGCTGTCCATGGAATGGTTGAGCTGGGAACTGTTGATCTGGCCAGGCTGGGTGCTGGCGGTCCTGCTGGTGATCATCGGCCTGGCCGGGACCATTCTCCCCATACTGCCCGGTGTGCCGATCGTGCTGCTGGGACTGGTGCTGATGGCCTGGCTGGACGGCTTCGTGCACGTCGGCTGGGGTACGCTCCTGTGGCTCGCCTTCCTGACCGTTCTGTCGGTGCTGATCGACTTCATCGCCACCGCCGAGGGTGCCCGACGATTCGGCGCCGGCCGCTACGCAATCCTCGGCGCCACCCTTGGACTGCTGGTCGGTCTGTTCTTCGGCATCATCGGGATTCTGCTCGGCCCGTTCGTGGGCGCCGTGCTCGGCCACATGGCCGGGAAAGCCAACCTGGATGATTCGCTTCGCGCCGGCTTTGGCGCCAGCATCGGTGTCGTGGTCGGAACCGTGGCCGGTGCGGCCATCGGGGCGATCATGGTGGTCTGGTTCGCGCTGGCCTGGTGGCTTTAA
- a CDS encoding ATP-binding protein — protein sequence MSFRAISNWLGLLPDASSTVPEERVGRHPGRPWRADEMVAMIHEVTAPLTGGDYFRALVTRLAQSLDVHAALATECLEYPENHVRTLAFWEGEGVAENIEFDLVGTPCEEVIHGGAFCFYPDDLSRRFPEWAAEEGSPESFIGIPVLAPSDGRTLGHIAVYGRKPMSEDAVVESMFRIIAARAGAEIERLQAERALRDSEARARQHLAELAHVSRLGSMGELASALAHEVNQPLTAIITYSQTLQKMLDQGRLAEDDLRQGLDRSLKSAQHARQVVSKLRTFIKRGEMKPRPVPAAHLVRECRVLLETEARHHHVRLEISAPEELPTVRVDAVLIQQVIFNLVRNGIDAINDSDNPRRELCVDARTEDEQVVICVRDTGKGVDASLGERLFDPFVSTRKQGLGIGLSLCRSVVDRHRGRIWVENTEGPGATFCFSLPIHRAMAAVED from the coding sequence ATGAGCTTTCGTGCAATTTCCAACTGGCTGGGTTTGTTACCGGACGCAAGCAGTACCGTCCCGGAGGAGCGTGTCGGTCGTCATCCCGGGCGTCCTTGGCGCGCCGACGAGATGGTGGCCATGATCCACGAGGTGACCGCGCCCCTGACCGGCGGCGACTATTTCCGGGCCCTGGTCACGCGTCTGGCCCAGAGCCTGGACGTTCACGCTGCCCTGGCAACGGAATGCCTGGAGTATCCCGAAAACCATGTCCGCACGCTCGCCTTCTGGGAAGGTGAGGGTGTGGCCGAGAACATCGAGTTCGATCTGGTTGGAACGCCGTGCGAGGAAGTGATCCACGGCGGCGCCTTCTGCTTCTATCCCGACGATCTTTCCAGGCGCTTTCCGGAGTGGGCGGCTGAGGAAGGGAGTCCCGAGAGTTTCATCGGTATTCCGGTGCTGGCGCCGAGCGATGGACGGACCCTCGGCCATATCGCGGTCTACGGTCGCAAGCCGATGTCCGAGGATGCCGTGGTCGAATCGATGTTTCGCATCATTGCCGCGCGCGCTGGCGCCGAGATCGAGCGCTTGCAGGCCGAGCGAGCCCTGCGCGACAGCGAGGCTCGGGCACGGCAACACCTGGCTGAGTTGGCGCATGTTTCCCGGCTGGGTTCGATGGGCGAATTGGCCTCGGCACTGGCCCACGAAGTCAACCAGCCACTGACCGCGATCATCACCTACAGCCAGACCCTGCAGAAAATGCTCGATCAGGGCCGGCTTGCTGAAGACGACCTGCGCCAGGGCCTCGATCGGTCTCTGAAAAGTGCGCAGCACGCGCGGCAGGTCGTAAGCAAGCTGCGCACGTTCATCAAGCGTGGTGAGATGAAGCCGCGGCCGGTTCCCGCAGCCCATCTCGTCAGGGAATGCCGGGTGTTGCTGGAAACCGAGGCGCGCCACCATCACGTTCGGTTGGAAATTTCCGCGCCGGAGGAATTGCCGACCGTGCGCGTCGACGCGGTGCTGATCCAGCAGGTCATCTTCAACCTGGTCAGAAACGGCATCGATGCGATCAACGACAGTGACAATCCGCGCCGCGAACTTTGCGTTGATGCCCGCACCGAGGACGAGCAGGTCGTCATCTGCGTCCGCGACACCGGCAAGGGTGTGGATGCAAGTCTGGGCGAGCGCCTGTTCGACCCGTTCGTGAGCACACGCAAGCAGGGCCTGGGGATCGGTCTGTCGCTGTGCCGCTCGGTGGTCGATCGTCACCGCGGCCGGATTTGGGTCGAGAATACCGAAGGTCCGGGGGCGACCTTCTGTTTCAGCCTGCCGATCCATCGTGCCATGGCCGCTGTCGAGGACTGA
- a CDS encoding IS481 family transposase, whose amino-acid sequence MDIHKNAKLTPRGREGLVKLVIDSGWSQRQAAAAYHVDPKTVSRWVARYKAEGPCGLEDRSSRPRNCPHRTPRAVIRRICRLRRKDRLTMAEIGRREKVSRATVARILAAHGLNLLSELDPKPPVQRYEHPHPGALVHLDIKKLARFRVPGHRVTGMPRKDSKGIGWEHAHVAIDDHSRVGQIQMWPDETSATAWRALIATVRYFRSLGVRIERILTDNGSCYRSYQFARCCRRLGIKHRRTKPYSPQTNGKAERFIQTAIREWAYGHSYNTSEIRAAELPRWVHRYNWHRRHGGIGGRTPISRLGLSGDNLLRLHI is encoded by the coding sequence GTGGACATACACAAGAATGCCAAGTTAACGCCGCGAGGTCGAGAGGGGCTGGTCAAATTGGTGATCGATTCAGGTTGGAGCCAGCGGCAAGCGGCCGCCGCCTATCACGTCGATCCCAAGACGGTTTCCCGCTGGGTGGCTCGCTACAAGGCCGAGGGCCCGTGCGGCCTGGAAGATCGCTCGAGCCGTCCTCGCAACTGCCCTCATCGCACGCCTAGAGCCGTGATCAGGCGAATCTGTCGCCTGCGCCGCAAGGACCGGCTGACGATGGCCGAGATCGGCCGTCGCGAGAAGGTCAGCCGGGCAACGGTTGCTCGGATTCTGGCAGCCCACGGCCTCAATCTGCTCTCGGAGTTAGATCCCAAGCCGCCTGTCCAACGCTACGAGCATCCACATCCCGGCGCCCTGGTGCACCTCGACATCAAGAAACTGGCGCGCTTCCGCGTGCCCGGTCACCGGGTGACCGGGATGCCCCGCAAAGACTCCAAGGGCATCGGCTGGGAGCATGCGCACGTCGCCATCGATGATCACAGTCGCGTCGGTCAAATCCAGATGTGGCCTGATGAGACCTCGGCCACTGCGTGGCGGGCGCTGATCGCCACGGTGCGCTACTTCCGGTCACTGGGCGTGCGTATCGAGCGGATCTTGACCGACAACGGGAGTTGCTACCGGAGCTACCAGTTCGCCCGCTGCTGCCGACGCCTGGGCATCAAACACAGGCGCACCAAGCCTTACTCGCCACAGACCAACGGCAAGGCCGAGCGCTTCATCCAGACCGCAATCCGAGAGTGGGCTTACGGTCACAGCTACAATACGAGCGAGATCCGGGCAGCAGAGCTGCCACGTTGGGTACATCGCTATAACTGGCACCGACGCCACGGCGGCATCGGTGGACGAACCCCCATCAGCCGCTTAGGGCTGTCCGGGGACAACCTGCTGAGACTGCACATTTAA
- a CDS encoding response regulator, giving the protein MNNVPTSSQPERTYAPCVFVTDDDASVRDAIGFLLQSEQLDHLLCATADELLEMVSPQHRGCILLDVRMPGLDGLQAQQALNERGIRLPVIFISGHADISTAVRAVQAGALDFLEKPFDDELLLEKVRNALDLDQSDWENEHERDDIEQRIAALTPRERQVVEGILDCKLNKIIADDLDISVRTVEIHRANALDKLGARNSSEMIRMVLSSHSYRDWLL; this is encoded by the coding sequence GTGAACAACGTGCCGACCAGCAGCCAGCCCGAACGCACTTACGCACCCTGCGTCTTCGTTACCGACGATGATGCATCAGTACGGGATGCGATCGGCTTCCTGCTCCAGTCGGAGCAGCTCGATCACCTGCTCTGTGCGACCGCCGACGAGCTGCTCGAGATGGTCTCACCTCAGCACCGCGGCTGCATTCTGCTCGACGTGCGCATGCCCGGCCTCGACGGTCTGCAGGCCCAGCAGGCGCTCAACGAACGAGGCATTCGACTGCCGGTAATTTTCATCTCTGGTCATGCCGACATCAGCACGGCCGTGCGCGCGGTGCAGGCCGGCGCGCTGGATTTTCTGGAAAAGCCATTCGACGACGAACTACTGCTCGAAAAGGTCCGCAACGCCCTCGATCTGGACCAGTCCGACTGGGAGAACGAACACGAACGCGACGACATCGAGCAGCGCATCGCTGCATTGACACCGCGCGAACGCCAGGTGGTCGAAGGGATCCTGGACTGCAAGCTCAACAAGATCATCGCCGATGATCTCGACATCAGCGTGCGCACCGTCGAGATCCACCGCGCCAACGCGCTCGACAAACTCGGCGCGCGCAACAGTTCGGAAATGATCCGGATGGTGCTGTCGAGTCACAGCTACCGCGACTGGCTGCTTTAA
- a CDS encoding DoxX family protein, translating to MTRLINAIRLRLDGAGLWLAPLGLRLLLFYEFFNAGTNKLGAGSEAPGWFAGQDFPVPFGLLPANLNWLLVTWGEILAAVLLLLGLFTRFAAFTLVVITTVAIAAVHWPESWSSLSQLWEGYSVSRVMDDDEFRGNFRIPLLFLAMLLPLLFAGGGRLSLDRLILRLTDNLDSDQPMVDATAFAIAALVGAIMTIWLIPSWGLVLFALAVALLVRGRMTSRPPRHADP from the coding sequence GTGACCCGTCTGATCAATGCAATTCGGCTGCGCCTCGACGGCGCCGGTCTGTGGCTGGCGCCACTGGGCCTGAGGCTGCTTCTTTTCTACGAGTTTTTCAACGCCGGCACGAACAAGCTCGGCGCTGGCAGCGAAGCACCGGGCTGGTTCGCCGGGCAGGACTTTCCCGTACCCTTCGGGCTGCTGCCGGCCAATCTGAACTGGCTCCTGGTCACCTGGGGCGAAATCCTGGCCGCCGTGCTGCTCCTGCTTGGACTGTTCACGCGCTTCGCCGCTTTCACGCTTGTCGTCATCACCACCGTCGCCATTGCCGCGGTGCACTGGCCGGAAAGCTGGAGCAGCCTGTCGCAGTTGTGGGAAGGCTACTCGGTCTCCCGCGTCATGGACGACGATGAGTTCCGCGGCAACTTCCGCATTCCCCTGCTGTTTCTGGCCATGCTGCTGCCGTTGCTGTTTGCAGGTGGTGGCAGACTGAGCCTGGATCGCCTGATCCTGCGCCTGACCGACAACCTGGATTCCGACCAGCCGATGGTCGATGCCACGGCTTTCGCCATCGCCGCCCTGGTGGGCGCGATCATGACAATCTGGCTGATTCCGTCCTGGGGCCTGGTCCTGTTCGCTCTGGCCGTCGCACTGCTGGTCCGTGGCAGAATGACGAGCCGGCCACCCCGCCATGCCGATCCGTGA